Proteins encoded together in one Candidatus Sulfotelmatobacter sp. window:
- a CDS encoding glutamine synthetase family protein, translated as MPTELRNFLALTYDELEELNLKAKEQRSKRIAIHKVQEERLKYLTDEKRIKAVTVLFSDLEGRLHMLDYDKKFLLKSFDNLTFDGSSIRGFTAQRESDLRLGIDWNAFYWAPADVFGSGKVLVFGEVIDKGGTSYSGDIRGVLKNYAEELFKKKGYTLNAANEIEGFLFKGPDAERHYHEVGGKFEYVNTGGYYHSLPGDPLRTFIDTTAEVQRAMGFQNEKDHPEVAPSQFEINYGYGEVVAAADQIQLYKLICRQVATNMGLTASFLPKPVVGVNGSGMHTNVSISEDGKNLFWDAKGEEKLSKMGWAFTDRILTHGNDICLLLNPSVNSYRRLDPHFEAPNQIKASATDRGSMVRIPIGNEKSMRVEVRSVAPDANPYMVMLSIFKTGLDGETSKIKNLRQAERYLPDNIYDAMADFNKAEWTTTLLGEDVKGRYADLKKASADRCPRALGTFVKAQEVQFHHEVYNQFLWNLF; from the coding sequence ATGCCGACTGAACTGCGCAATTTCCTGGCACTCACATACGACGAACTGGAAGAACTCAACCTCAAAGCCAAAGAGCAGCGCAGTAAGCGAATCGCCATTCACAAGGTGCAGGAAGAACGCCTGAAATATCTGACCGACGAGAAGCGCATCAAGGCCGTGACCGTGCTCTTCAGCGATCTCGAAGGCCGGTTGCACATGCTCGACTACGACAAGAAGTTCCTGCTGAAGAGTTTCGACAACCTCACTTTCGATGGATCTTCCATCCGCGGCTTCACCGCGCAACGCGAAAGCGATCTCCGCCTGGGCATCGACTGGAACGCCTTTTACTGGGCGCCGGCCGACGTCTTCGGCTCCGGCAAAGTTCTGGTCTTCGGCGAGGTCATCGACAAGGGCGGCACATCGTATTCCGGCGACATTCGCGGCGTGCTCAAGAACTATGCCGAGGAACTCTTCAAGAAAAAGGGCTACACCCTCAACGCCGCCAACGAAATCGAAGGCTTCCTGTTCAAAGGCCCCGACGCCGAGCGGCACTATCACGAAGTCGGTGGCAAATTCGAATACGTCAATACCGGTGGCTACTATCATTCTCTTCCCGGCGATCCACTGCGCACCTTCATCGATACGACGGCTGAAGTACAGCGCGCCATGGGATTCCAGAACGAAAAAGATCATCCGGAAGTCGCGCCCAGCCAGTTCGAAATCAATTACGGCTACGGCGAAGTGGTCGCTGCCGCCGATCAGATCCAGCTTTACAAACTCATCTGCCGCCAGGTCGCGACCAACATGGGACTCACCGCTTCGTTCCTGCCGAAGCCCGTCGTGGGCGTGAACGGCAGCGGCATGCACACCAATGTATCCATCAGCGAAGACGGCAAGAATCTTTTCTGGGACGCCAAGGGCGAAGAGAAGCTCAGCAAAATGGGATGGGCCTTTACCGACCGCATCCTCACCCATGGCAACGATATCTGCCTGCTGCTCAATCCCAGCGTAAATTCCTATCGCCGCCTCGATCCGCACTTCGAGGCGCCCAATCAAATCAAGGCATCGGCGACGGATCGCGGTTCCATGGTGCGCATCCCCATCGGCAACGAGAAGAGTATGCGCGTCGAAGTGCGGTCCGTCGCCCCGGACGCCAATCCCTACATGGTGATGCTCTCGATCTTTAAGACCGGGCTCGACGGTGAAACTTCGAAGATCAAGAATCTGCGCCAGGCCGAACGCTACCTGCCCGACAACATCTACGATGCCATGGCCGACTTCAACAAAGCCGAATGGACCACCACCCTGCTCGGCGAAGACGTCAAAGGCCGCTACGCCGACCTGAAAAAGGCCTCCGCCGACCGCTGCCCCCGCGCCCTAGGGACATTCGTCAAGGCACAGGAAGTCCAGTTTCATCACGAGGTCTACAACCAGTTTCTGTGGAATCTGTTCTAA
- a CDS encoding fasciclin domain-containing protein translates to MKTKFAVVCLALVAMSVPLLMAGSKDPMVGGAPMYASKDIIDNAVNSKDHTTLVAAVKAAGLVDTLKGAGPFTVFAPTNQAFAKLPAGTVETLLKPENKEMLTKILTYHVVAGRISSAELKKRIREGHGQATLKTVSGGTLIAMMQGNAIVLKDEKGGMSTVTIPNVFQSNGVIHVVDTVVMPN, encoded by the coding sequence ATGAAGACGAAATTCGCAGTTGTGTGTCTGGCGCTGGTCGCGATGTCGGTGCCGTTGCTGATGGCGGGCTCCAAGGATCCGATGGTGGGCGGCGCGCCGATGTATGCCAGCAAAGACATCATCGACAATGCAGTGAACTCGAAAGATCACACCACGCTGGTCGCTGCGGTGAAGGCCGCGGGACTCGTGGATACGTTGAAGGGCGCCGGTCCATTCACGGTGTTTGCGCCAACCAACCAGGCGTTTGCCAAGCTTCCGGCGGGCACGGTGGAAACTCTGTTGAAGCCGGAAAATAAAGAGATGCTGACGAAGATTTTGACTTACCATGTGGTCGCGGGCCGCATCAGCTCTGCTGAATTGAAGAAGCGGATCAGGGAAGGTCACGGCCAGGCCACACTGAAGACGGTGAGCGGTGGAACTTTGATCGCGATGATGCAGGGCAACGCAATCGTCCTCAAAGACGAAAAAGGCGGGATGTCGACGGTGACGATTCCGAATGTCTTCCAGTCGAACGGCGTGATTCACGTGGTGGACACGGTGGTGATGCCGAACTAG